The genomic region CTACCGAGCAGGTTCCTCGACCGCGAGGCGGAACTTCTTGGAGACGCGTACGACCGTACCCCGACGCTCCGTCGATGGGCTCGATGTCGTCGTCTTTGACCGGCAGGGCAAGGACATAACGTCACGGGGAGTACGATCCGCAGCGTGCGACTCCCGCCGGTCGTGGAGATGGACCACGCCGGCCTGGTCGCGGCGCTGTCGACGATAGGCGCCGTCCCGGATGCGGACCGAGTGCTTCGCGCGGACGATACGATGCACCTCCACCGGCTCTACGCCTCCGCCGCGCCGTCGCTTCTCGACTAGGCCGTTGTTCGAACGCCGTGTGGCAGCCGCGGCAGACCAGATTCCTGGGCGTAGATTCATCGATAACTGGAGGCTACGTAATCAGTGGGCTTGATGGCCGGCGGTTTCCGGCCTCGAACTGTGGGTGTCCGACGAGTTATTACCCGTCATGGAATCCGGTCTCCGAAGTATTCGACCCGCGGAGCGTTGTATTACATCCATATAGTTGTAAGATAGAGGAGTCTCGGTGTACAAGACAATTGGACACCAAACACGAGAAACGGATCGGTCCCGGTGGGGAAAGGAATTTGTGCACGCTCGTCCAGCATCAGGACGCACTCATGAGTACCATCGACGTACTGGTCCTTCGAGCCGGAACCCACGGGATGCCGGCGGGAGACTACGCGGCCGAACTCCGTGACCGGCTACCGGACCACCGAATCGAGGTAGCGACGACGCCCCAGGAAGAGCGGGCGCTCGCGGTCGAGGCCAGGGTGATCACCTCGACCCACTTCGACGCCAATCTGCTTGACGACACGCCGGAACTGGAACTGTTCGCTGGCGTCGCTGCGGGGTACGACCACCTGCCGCTCGACGCGCTGGCCGGGCACGGAGTTGCCGTGACGAACGCCTCAGGGGTCCACGCCCCCAACATCGCCGAACAGGTGCTCGGCTATATTCTCATGTTCGCCCGGGGGTTAGACGAGGCCAGGCGACGACAGGAGCGACGCGAGTGGCGACATTACCAGGCCCGCGAGATCAAGGATAGCACCGTCACGATCGTCGGCCTCGGAGCGATCGGCAAAGCCGTCGCGAACCGGGTCACGGCGTTCGACGTGGACACCATCGGCATACGCTACACGCCCAAGAAGGGCGGCCCGACCGACCGGGTGATCGGGTTCGACGACGCGGACTTCCACGACGCGCTGGCCGATACCGACTACTTGGTCGTCGCCACGCCGCTGACGGAGACGACGCGCGGACTGGTCGGTACCGAGGAGTTCGAGACGCTGCCGCCGGACGCGTACCTCGTCAACGTTGGCCGCGGTCCGATCGTCGACACCGATGCGCTCATCGTCGCCCTCCGGAAGAACGCCATCGGCGGAGCAGGGCTGGACGTGACGGACCCCGAGCCGCTCCCCCACAATCACCCGCTCTGGCGGTTCGAGAACGTGACCATCACGCCGCACAACGCCGGGCACAGCCCGGCACACTGGGACCGGCTGGCGGACATCGTCGCTGGGAACGTCCGGCAGCTCGGCGACGGTACAGCCCCCGTTGACCTGGAGAACCTGGTTCGGTCCCCGGAGTGAGCCGCACCCGGACCGCCCTCTCGTCGGGGAACAGCGTCGTAGTTGGCAGCCAACGGGGGCATTCATCACCTGTCCCTGCCGGCGCATGCTCCGAGAGACTCACGGACCGTTCGGTTTAATTGATTGGGTTTGTCAGGTTTGGCGATTAATTGGAGGTACTGTCTAGTTAAGCCAGATTGAGAAGTAAGCGGGTCGTAATGTTGATTTGTTTTATGCTTTCAGACCTGCTCAACGAGAGCTATGAGGGGGGCTTAGAAGAATATTGGGAGAACGAGCGGGGTGCTGTTTCGTTAAGTGTGAAAAGTGAGGCGGCACGATTTTGTAATATCCATGCCAAAAATCGACCGCCTTAGCGGGTGTAGCGACTGATCGATTTGAGTGTTGCGGGGGTGAGAGCGGATGCCCTGCCAGCTACTGGAGCTCGGTATTCGGCTCCATCTTGCATACCTCTCGCTTTCGAATACCGTTCGAGAATTAGAGATGTTCGGTGTCGAACGCAGTCGAAAGGTAGTCCACGATTGGGTTCACAAGTGCGATCTCCAGCCGGAAGATGACGCGAAGCCAAATCACGTCGCGCTCGATGAGACAGTGATTCAACTCGACGAACATCGGTATTGGGTGTACACTGCTGTTGATCCGGAAACGAACAAAATTCTCCATATACTGCTGTATTCGACGACTACGACCGCGTTGACAGAACGGTTTCTGCAGGAACTCACTGAGAAACATGTCCTCGACGATACCGTGTTTCCCATCGATGGAGCAACACATCTCCAGACTGCACTCCGTCGCTCTGGACTCCGATTTCGATACGAGGAACATGGAAATTGGACCGCTTCTGAACGTGTCTTTCGTGAGACAAAACAACGAAATTCTTCGTTCTCAAACTGCTTCAGTCACGCAAAACCATCAACAGCAGAGTCGTGGCTCCAAGCCTTCGCCGTCTGGCAGAATGCTACAAACTAAATACGACCACGAGCGGACGGCGACGCCTGTTAGGGCGTTCGCCGTCCACCTCCACCAAACCGGTTTTTGCTTCAGGAGACAACAATGATTCTTGCTGAATTAGGTGTTGAACGCTCTCACGGAGCGGTCTGGAACTGGGTTCATCGGCTGGCTGACAGCGGACGCGACCCGCCGACGTCCACGAGAGCGGAGCTCTCGTGCGGCCCATCAGACTTCGCGTTCTGAGGACGGCATCGCCGTCGCGGGTCGCTGTCGACGAAACCGCTGTCAAGATCAATGGTGAGTGGTCTTGGTTGTACACTGCAATAGACATCGAGTCAAAGTTGAGTCTTGACGTTGCATTGTTTAGTCGTCATGGGACTGATCCGGCGGCTGCGTTTCTGCAGAAACTCCGCGAGAAACACGGTCTCTCCGATGCTGAGTTTCTCGTCGATCCATTCGGCTATCGGACTGCCCTCTCTCGAGTCGAACTAAGCGGTCGGGACAACTATACCGACCGATACCTCATCGAAAAGTGGTCTCACACCCTCAAAATGTGTATCGACCGCTTCCATAATTCGTGGGTGGGCAGTCGGCCGAGCGTCCGCGAGTGACTTGAACAGTTCGTGCACTACTACCATCAAAGACCGCATCAAGCTCTCGACGGAAACGTGCCAATCGAGGAGGTTCAGAACTATACAGTGTCCTCTCCGAGATGGTCTCATAATTCTGGTTCCAAATCCAATTAAATAAGATTTTTAATAAAATGGGATTGTTCCGCACGGACACGACACAGAATGATGACGGACCCGTAATGAACCGCCTGCTAGAGAGCGCAGAGACAGTTCATGTGCTGGACCTATGGACCATCAGTCGTCTAAGAATAGATCGAAACGACGGTCAAACGACTCTGAGCAGTACATGAGGATCACTTGAAGACCAATCCGAGATCAGTTGAGTTCGATAATCGGCAGGAGAAACTCTCTGAAATCAAAGAGAGCAGCACTGAGTACCGGAAGACCTAGCAGTGTTTCGAGACAACTAGCGACGACGTGCGTCGGAGCGATCTAATCGGATAATTGATATATGGAAAGAAAACTCTCACCGACGAAATCGACGATTTGAGACCGAAGAATACAGTGATATTCTCGAACGGCACAAGGAGATCAATAAAATTGATCACCAGGTGTACAAACGTGACGAAATCGAGGCGGAAATTGTGACTATCGAGAACCGACTCAGCGACCGCGACGATTTCGAAAACCGTCATGAGGACGTTACCAACGAACTGATCGAGTTCCGAACGTGGACGATCAGATCGAAGCAAATGTAGTTGAAGCATTTAATAAATATCTAGAAAATCTCTGTGAGACGCCCGGTTACGGCAACTTCGATCGGATTTAGATAGAACGGTCCACCCGCGAGGGGCACTGAACGGTCTCGCAGTCATCATTCGCAGCACTGGCGATGTCGCGGCCTATGAGGACACAATCGAGCACCTGAGCAAAGGTAATGAAGTGATTAGCCTCGTATTCGCGTTAGTGAGGTATATCGTTCACGATGTCTACAAGATGGTTCCGTTCCTACTCCCCGACTCTCTCGAGGCGATCAACTCGGAACGGATCACAGCGCTCATCGTGTACTTCGGATCATACGTTTCCTAATTTGTCGTCGCGTTGCTGAATGAAGACGTGCAGGTGATCGACGAAGACCACAGCCTCGTCACAAACATCTGATCGGCAGAGCCGCGACTGATGCTGTTTCTGCCAACGCGCTATTCTGACCACGAGACATAGATATATGATAAACTTACTTCCAACTCGTGTAATCACTCTGGTTTCGATATCCAGTAGAATAAGGCTTTTACAACGGTATGGATGTAAATAGAGTCCTACTGTAGTTGAGAGGGTTCAAGCAGAGAATTGATTCTGATACCTCGTAAAAGAGGCAAGTGAATTCCCGAGGAGGGAACGACTCTTTTGATTTCCCTATCACAGTCGAACCCCGATTTCTGATTCCGTATTCAGTATGTTACCATCCCCCACTGTTTCATCCATGGATTAATCATGATTTCACCAATGCTTTATCTATTTTATATGAAAACGAACCTGTTCTCGTAACCTGTCTTACTCACGGGGAGAGTTACCCGTTCCCCTATCGGGAACTCTGTCAGCCCTCGGAGCGTTTCGTCTTACCGTATTTGCTCCTAAATCTTCCTCAATCGAAATTCATAGGGTAGTCAAGCCGAAGGTGGGACATGTGAACTCGCGTCATGCACACCGATCGCTGGCTCTCTGTACGTTAGCCTTCATGGTAACGATGGTCGCGCGACTGGCGATCAGTCCTCTGGTTCCAGCGATCACTGACGAATTTTCCGTCTCGAACGGTGCTGTCGGCTTAGCATTGTCACTTATGTGGGCGATGTACGCGCTCATGCAGTTTCCAAGCGGCGTCCTCGGCGAGCGGCTCGGAGAGCGGAAGGTGATTCTGTCCGCGATCGGGCTTACCGGCGTATCGAGTCTCTGTATCGCGATCGCACCGGCATACGGTTTCTTCGTGCTCTTCGTCAGTGTTCTCGGCGTCGGCGCCGGCCTCCACTACACGGCCGCGACGACTTTTCTAGCGAAACAGTATGACGACATCGGCAGTGTAATCGGGATCCACGTCGCTGGAAGTCCAGCTGCGGGGCTTATCGCACCCGCTGCAGCAACGGGAATTGCCGTTCGGTATGGATGGCGGGCCGGAATTTTACTCGGAACCGTAATGGCTGTGCCAGTTTTTTTCCTCTTTGCGAGCCGAATTCGGCCGACCAGCCCGGAACGACCCGACGAGCCACTGTGGAACCGGTTTACGTTCTCGACCGTCAGCGACCTTCTTGCGAAACCGTCTGTCGCTTTCACAACGAGTCTCGCGTTCCTCTGTGCGTTCACATGGCAGGCCACCGCGTCTTTCTTACCCACTTTCTTTACCGAGGGACAGGAACTCTCACCGGAAATCGCGAGCGGATTGTTTTCTCTGTACTTCCTCGTCCACGGGATAACACAGCCGGTGCTAGGATCTCTTTCGGATTATGCAGGGAGGAAACCGACTACTGCACTCTCAATGGCTGCGGGGGTAATCGGTTACGGCAGTATACTCGTCGGAGATGGCCTCCCCGTCTACGCCATCGGTGTCTCCTCCATTGGTCTCGCTATGAGTTGGGGTGCGCCACTCCAGTCACGGCTCATAGACCTCTTCACAGAAGCCGATCGTGGCGCAGGATTCGGTCTCGTCCGAACGGTGTACATGGTAACGGGAGCATCTGGTAGCCTGGTCATCGGCCTGCTCGCCGACCTCTACGGCTGGACCGTCTCATTCTCACTTCTCGCTGCAATCATGGGAGTGGTCCTCATCGCGCTCGGCAGTAATCGTCTGTTCAAACTCGGTCTCTAACAGCTCTTGAGGTCTTCTTCCTCGAAGCACCGTCGACGATGTGTGTGATTTGATTCCCCACTCGGGAACGGCACTTCATCGGTAGTGAAGAGGACCTCACACGATTCGATTACGCATCTCCTCCCATTTATCAGCGGTGAACCGGTCGTAATTCTCTGCGAAGATCTCCGCACATCGATCCCAGTAGTGAGGCGTCGCACCGGCCATGTGAGGTGTGATGATTACATTCGAAAGGTTCCAGAGCGGAGAATCGGTGGGGAGGGGCTCCTCGGCCTGTACATCGAGTGCGGCACCGCCGATCTGTCCTTTTCGGAGGGCGTAGAGAAGTGCGTCTTCGTCGACGACCTTTCCCCGTCCGACGTTGACGAGCACGGCGTCGGGTTTCATCGAATCCAGCGCTCGCCCGTCGATAAGTCCTTCTGTTTCCGCCGTGAGCGGGCAGGCGATAACGACGTAGTCGGCCTTTCCGACAACCGTTAGCGTCTCGTCGGGACCGTAAACCTCCCGAACGTGCGATAGCTCCTCTGGGGTTCGTTTCGTTCCGATAGCGGTCATTCCGAGCGCGTCAGTAACCCTCGCAATCTCCTGTCCGATTTCACCGAGCCCGATGATTCCCACCGTTTTGCCCCGTAGCTCCCCTGCCCGATAGTGGCGCCATTCCCGTGCGTTCTGTCGTCGGATTCCTTCGTGGAGGTTCCGTTCAAATGTGAGCATGTATCCGAGCACCTGTTCGGCTATCGGCACCGAATGGACACCGGATGCATTCGTGAGCACGATATCTTCCCGCTGGAGCTGATCGAGATCGTAGCTCCCGACGCCAGCACTCAGCGCCTGGACCCAACGGAGTTTCTCCGCCGACTCTAGCAACGTCGAATCGAGTCGACGAGACACGACAATATCTGCCCTCGATATTCGGTCGAGAGCGTCGTTATAGTCGTTCGCTGTCTCGATTTCGATTGATTCGATGCGATCGCTGATCGCCGACGCGACATCGGACGGCGACCCCTGATGCGGAACCTGGTGGAGAACTAATACGTTGTGTTCGTTCGTCATAGGTTATATTGAAGTGCCGTGTCTGTCTCGCTCGCATGCGATACCGTCTCGAGCACTCCAGGTAGCCTTTTCTGAGTACGACGACAAAATATTTTGGTTCGGTAGGGCTCCCGACAACCCTTCTGTGCGGTTCGTTCAACGCTCCGGTTCGGGCGACTCGCGTCGACTATCCGCCGGTCAGCCGATCAACGACGTCACCGGGCCGTCGAAGTTCAAAAGAACCGACTGAGTGGTGTCCCCGAACAGTACCTTGCCGGTCGGCGATCGCTTTTCGCCCGCGATAAAGACGTGATCACAGCCCAGTTCGTCGGCCTTCGCTAACACGTCGTCTGGGAGATCTCCGAACAGAACCTCGACCGTGTACGAGACGTCTTCGCCGAGGACCTCGTCTCCCAGTTCGGCCGTCGCCTCTCTCGCCCGCTTCGTCAGTTCGTCCACACTGTCGACGTCTCCCATGGAAGTCTGTGCTTTCCGCTGGAGGTCGCGTCCGTACTCCGACTCGTCGATCACGCGAAGGAGCACGAGTTCCGCACCGGAACCGGCAGCCATCTCCCCGGCAATTTCAACCAATTCACGCCCTCTATCGGTCGGTTCAGCGATTATC from Natrinema versiforme harbors:
- a CDS encoding D-2-hydroxyacid dehydrogenase — encoded protein: MSTIDVLVLRAGTHGMPAGDYAAELRDRLPDHRIEVATTPQEERALAVEARVITSTHFDANLLDDTPELELFAGVAAGYDHLPLDALAGHGVAVTNASGVHAPNIAEQVLGYILMFARGLDEARRRQERREWRHYQAREIKDSTVTIVGLGAIGKAVANRVTAFDVDTIGIRYTPKKGGPTDRVIGFDDADFHDALADTDYLVVATPLTETTRGLVGTEEFETLPPDAYLVNVGRGPIVDTDALIVALRKNAIGGAGLDVTDPEPLPHNHPLWRFENVTITPHNAGHSPAHWDRLADIVAGNVRQLGDGTAPVDLENLVRSPE
- a CDS encoding MFS transporter; its protein translation is MNSRHAHRSLALCTLAFMVTMVARLAISPLVPAITDEFSVSNGAVGLALSLMWAMYALMQFPSGVLGERLGERKVILSAIGLTGVSSLCIAIAPAYGFFVLFVSVLGVGAGLHYTAATTFLAKQYDDIGSVIGIHVAGSPAAGLIAPAAATGIAVRYGWRAGILLGTVMAVPVFFLFASRIRPTSPERPDEPLWNRFTFSTVSDLLAKPSVAFTTSLAFLCAFTWQATASFLPTFFTEGQELSPEIASGLFSLYFLVHGITQPVLGSLSDYAGRKPTTALSMAAGVIGYGSILVGDGLPVYAIGVSSIGLAMSWGAPLQSRLIDLFTEADRGAGFGLVRTVYMVTGASGSLVIGLLADLYGWTVSFSLLAAIMGVVLIALGSNRLFKLGL
- a CDS encoding D-2-hydroxyacid dehydrogenase, which translates into the protein MTNEHNVLVLHQVPHQGSPSDVASAISDRIESIEIETANDYNDALDRISRADIVVSRRLDSTLLESAEKLRWVQALSAGVGSYDLDQLQREDIVLTNASGVHSVPIAEQVLGYMLTFERNLHEGIRRQNAREWRHYRAGELRGKTVGIIGLGEIGQEIARVTDALGMTAIGTKRTPEELSHVREVYGPDETLTVVGKADYVVIACPLTAETEGLIDGRALDSMKPDAVLVNVGRGKVVDEDALLYALRKGQIGGAALDVQAEEPLPTDSPLWNLSNVIITPHMAGATPHYWDRCAEIFAENYDRFTADKWEEMRNRIV
- a CDS encoding universal stress protein, producing the protein MAAGSGAELVLLRVIDESEYGRDLQRKAQTSMGDVDSVDELTKRAREATAELGDEVLGEDVSYTVEVLFGDLPDDVLAKADELGCDHVFIAGEKRSPTGKVLFGDTTQSVLLNFDGPVTSLIG